Within Amycolatopsis sp. cg5, the genomic segment CGAGTTCTTCGACGTCGTCGACGACGACGGCCAATTCGTTCGTGTCTTTGAGCAGATTTTGCTGGAATTTGGTGCTGAGAGTGGACAATTCACCATTCAGCTCGCGCAACCGTTGCTGGTCCCCCGCCGGCAATCCGGCTCCCGCCCGCCGGAAATCGGTGTGGATCCTTTCCAACAGCCAATCGGACTCGTCATCGAGTCCCAGCCCGGTGCGCCGCGAGAAGAGGTCGGACACCCGCGCGAACAAATCCTCGTTCAGGTGTATGGCATCGCGGTGCGCCGCCAGTCTGGGCGCGATGTCGGCCTGGATCGCCTGGACCGTGTCGTTGCTGTCCGAGCCGGCCAGGTTGTAGAAGACGGAGAGCACCCTGGACAGGAGCCTGCCGCAGCGCTCCAGCTCGACGATGGTGTTCTCGAACGTCGGCGGCTCCGGGTTGGCGGCGATGGCCGCGATCTCGGCCGTCTGCTCGGCCAGCCCGGCTTCGAACGCGGGCAGGTAGTGCTCGTCGGCGATCCGGTCGAACGGCGGCAGGGCGTAGGCGAGCCCGCTCGGTGCCGCGAACGGGTTGTCCTGCGAAATCATCGGATCTCCAGCTGAGGTCGGCGGTGGTTCGGTCTCTTCGCGCACCTTAACGCCCGGTCGTCCCACCCACGACGGCATCACTGGACGCCTTGCGCTTCCGGCCGCGCGACGGCTTGGGCTTCGGCGGGACGACGCCTGCCAGGTCACCGCCGTTGTCGTTCATCCGGAGCACGAACGGCCTGGTCTCGGTGTACCGGACGACCGAGATGGACGCGGGGTCGACCACGATCCGCTGGAAGGCGTCGAGGTGCTGGCCGAGCGCGTCGGCCAGGATGGCTTTGAGCACGTCACCGTGGCTGCAGAGCAGCCAGACGGCCTCGTCGCCGTGCTCGGCGGTGATCCGGGCGTCGTGCTCGCGCACGGCGGTCACGGCGCGGGCCTGCATCGCGGCCAGCCCCTCCCCGCCGGGGAACACCGCGGCGGACGGATGCGCCTGCACGACCCGCCACAGCGGCTCGCTGAACAGCGTCTTCAGCTCGCGGCCGGTCCACTCCCCATAGTCCACTTCGGACAGTCGCGGTTCGACGTGTCTGACCAGGTCACGGGCGGTCGCCAGTGGACCGACCGTCTGCTTGCAGCGCAGCATCGGGGACACCACCAGCTCGGCGAGCGGGACCGCCGCGAGCCGCTCGACCAGCTGCTCGGCCTGCGCCTTGCCCGTCTCGTCGAGGTTGACCTTCGGCGAGCGCCCGGCCAGCACACCGGAGCCGTTCGCGGTGGACTTGCCGTGGCGCAGCAGGATGACGGTACTCACCGGCCCCACCTTACGGGTCCATGATCGCGGTGGCGGCGCGAAAACGTTCGATCACGAAGAGTAAACGGTTTCCGAGGTGGAGCGATCACCAACCCGACACCGCCAAATTGGTTCAGTCCACCTAGGCCAGATGGCCGACTCACACAGCCGCGCCCACCAGCGAAGAAGCGCTTTCGCGGCCATGATCCACTCGGCGCGAAAGAAAGCGCTATCCCACTCAATGGAAATACCTTTACCTCACAAAAGTAAGTGTTCGCTAACCATAAAAGAATTGCAAGCGCCCGCGAATGATTACGGAGCGGATCGTTCGGGCCCGTACTATCTGTCGCACCGCCAACGACCTCGGGCGTTCTTGCGGGCAGAAATACCCGCCCAGCAAGGAAACCGGTCATCAGATCATCTCTGGGTCGATGTGTTATAGGCCGATCGGGCGGCGCACTACTCCATCAGAGAGGAATTCAAGAAATTGTCGGTAACGGTGTAACGTGTGCGCCGCCGAGTCCGACCCACTAGTTGCTGTCGCTACTGCTTCACTAACGCCGGGTAGGCCATCACGCTTCAATCACCATTCCCCGTCACGCGCGCCGACGGGGACCGGACCTCCCCTGCCCACATCATCCTACGTCCGAGGGGAAAAAACGGACTATGAGAAAGTCGCCCTCCAGTGGCAGAAAGACCGCAACGGTCCTGCTCACGCTGCTGCTCACGTCGGCGGGAGCCCTAGTCCCACCGGCGGCGAGCGCCAGTGAGCACCCGCGCCACGGGCTCATCCGCGGCGAGGTCGCCAGGCCTGCGCCACCACCTGCGGCCCCGCTACCGGTGCGGGACGGCCCCGTCGGTGGTTCGGCCGCCCGCTCCGCCCAGGTGCTGGCGACCGACCAGGTCGCGCTGCGCCCGCTGGTGATCGCGCTCGACAGCGCGGACTTCGGCCTGCCCACCTGGAAGGCCGTGCTCAACCGCGCGGGCTCCCCCTACGACGTGCTGTACGCGAAGACCGACCCGCTGACCGCGGCGAACCTGGTCCGCGGTGACGGCGTCGGCAAGTACAGCGCCATCCTGCTCACGGACAACGCGCTGCTCTACCAGGACGGCAGCGGCAACTACGTGTCCGGCCTCGACCCGGCCGAGTGGAACACGCTCTGGGACTACGAGCGCAACTACAAGGTCCGCCAGGTCTCGCTGTACACCTCGTGGGGCAGCTTCCCCGAGGACTACTGCCTGCGTCCCGGCATCGAGGGCAGCGTCGGCGCGTCGATCCAGTCCGCGCTGACCACCGACGGCGTCAAGCTCTTCTCCGACCTGAACCCCAGCACGCAGGTCCCGATCTCGTACTCCTACGTCTACCGCTCGAAGCTCCAGCCCGGCTGCAACGCCCAGCCGTTGCTGACCTCCGGCGGCTACGTGCTCGGCGTGACCAGCCCGTCGGCCGACGGGCGCGAGCGCGCGGCGCTGACGTTCTCCTCCAACGAGTACCTGATGCAGACCGACCTGCTCGGCTACGGCCTGCTGCGCTGGGCCACCCGCGGCGTGCTGACCGGCGAGTTCCGGCACTGGCTGACCGTGGACGTCGACGACTGGTTCAACTACAACGACCACCGCTACCCCGACGGCCATGTCGAGACCGACCCCGGCTTCCGGCTCAGCGGTCCCGAGGCGGCCGCCGCGAACGGCCAGCAGGTCGCGCTGCGCTCGCTGTACCCGCTCGCGGCCAACTTCACGCTGAACCTGCCGTACAACGGTGACGGGATCGCGCCCGGCGCACTGCCGCTGTGCACCTCGCTGCTCTCCCCCGACCCGCTGACCAGCTTCTCCAAGTGCCTCTCGAAGAACTTCCGCTGGATCAACCACACGCTGACCCATCCCGACCTCAACACCACGACCTACGCGGTGAACAAGGCCGAGATCGCCGACAACCTGACCGTCGGCCGCCAGAACGGGTTCACCGTGCCGACCGAGGTGCTCAAGACGCCGGCGTACTCCGGGCTGGGTGTGTACAACCCGGACCCGAACGCGCCGGACACCGACCCGCCGACCGACTTCGGGCTGGCCGCGTCCAACCGCGACATGCTGACCGCGGCCAAGGACCTCGGCGTGAAGTACTTGCACGGCAACATGTCCTTCGCCAGCCACAAGCCGAGCTGCTTCAACTGCGGGATCAACCACCCGCTCGAGCCGAGCCTGATGATCGTGCCCGACTGGCCGACGAACATCGGCTACCAGGCGACCACGGCCGACGAGGAGACCTCGCTCTACAACAGCCTGTACGGCCCGAACGGCCGGTTCCCCTACTACGACCACGACCTCAACTACGCCGAGGTCATCGGGTACGAGTCGGACGTGACGCTGCAGCACGTGATGAGCGGCTCGGCGTACACGCACACCCTGCACGAAGGGAACCTGCACCAGTACAACTCCAGCCAGAGCCTCACGTTCGACCTGCTGCGGGCGACCATCCAGAAGTACAGCTCGCATTACCAGGTCCCGCTGAAGAACCCGGACTGGCCGACGCTGGCCGCGTACGTCAAGGCCCGCACCGCGCACGTCGCCGAGTTCGCCGGCGGCCAGGACCCGGTGTGGAACAAGACGGCCAACACCGTCAGCTACACCCCGACGAAGACCGGCTCGGTGTTCCTCACCGGCGTCACCGCCGCGGCGGCCACCGGTGAGCGCTACGGCGCGGAGAACATCGCGCAGTTCACCACCGTCGCGGGCACCCGGTTCACGGCGACTGCGACGCCGCGCCCGTGAAAATGGCACGCAGGCTTCAAGGTCCGGCGCTGGTCGTCGCCGCGCTCACCCTGGTCGGGGTGACGCTGGCGAGCCCGAACAGCGCCGGACCGGGCACGGGCGGAGAACCTGGGGCGGCACCTGTGCCGCCCCAGGCGCCCGCCGCCCGCAAGAGCCGGGTCCCGGTGCGGGTGTCCGCGCCGGGTGTCCCGGGTGACCGGATCGCGTTGCGCCAGCTGGTGATCGCCACCGGCGAGGACGATTTCGGCCTCGCCACCTGGAAGTCGGTGCTGGACTCGCTCGGTTCGCCGTACGACGTCCTGCTCGGTGACCGCGAGCGGCTGGACCCGGCCAAGCTGACCGGGCCCGACGGTGTCGGCCGGTACAACGCGATCCTGTTGACCGACAACGCGCTGCTCAAGGCGCGTGGCGGCGGGAAGTACACCTCGGTGTTCGACGACGCCCAGTGGCAGGTGCTCGCGGACTACGAGCGCCGTCATCGTGTCCGCCAGGTAGCGCTCAACGCCTCCCCCGTCGCCGGTCCCGACGAATACTGCCTGCGTGCCAAGGGCGAGACCGACATCGGCAAGAACCCGGCCCAGCTCACGCTCACGCCGTCGGGCGCGAAGCTGCTGGACTATCTCGCGCCCGATGCCCGTATCCCGCTCACCCAGTCCTATCTGTACAAGACCGAGCTGAAGCCCGGCTGCTCCGCCGAGCCACTGCTGTCCTTTGAGGACTCGGTGGCAGGCGTGGTGGCCAAGTCGGCCGACGGCAGGGAACGCGCCGCGCTGACCTTCTCGACCGGGCCGGACGCACTGTCCACTGTGCTGCTCGGCTACGGGCTCGTGCGGTGGGCGACGCACGGGGTGATGGTCGGTGAGCAGCGCCATTGGTTCACGGTGGACGTCGACGACTGGTTCAACGTGACCATGCGCCTGCAGCCGGACGGCACCCGCGCGGTGTTCCGGCTCGACGGGCCGGAGGCGGCCACGATCAGCGCGCAGCAGAAGCAGCTGCGCGGCCGCTATCCGCTGGCGGACGGGTTCACGCTGAACCTGCCGTACAACGCGGGCCGGTTCCAGAACTGGGTGCCCGCGGAGTGTTCCGCCAACGGGGACGAGGACTCGCTGAGCCGCTATTCGCGCTGCCTGTCCGGTGAGTTCCGGTGGATCAACCACACGCTCACGCACCCCGAGATGAACGACACCTCCTACGACGTGAGCCGCAAGGAGATCGCCGACAACCTCCGCCTCGGCGCCGCGGGCGGGCTGGCCGTGCCCGGCGAGATCCTCAAGACGCCGGAGTATTCGGGACTCGGCGTGTACAACCCCGACCGGCAGTCCACCGAGCCGCCGACGGACTTCGGGCTGGCCAAGTCGAACCAGGCGATGCTCGACGCCGCGCGCGACCTCGGCGTGAAGTTCGTGCAGGGCAACATGTCCTTCGCCGGGCACCGGCCGAGCTGCTTCAACTGCGGCATCCCTCACCCGCTGCGGCCGGAGCTGCTCGTGGTGCCCGACTGGCCGACGAACATCGCCTTCGAGGCGACGACGCCGGAAGAACAGTCCACTTTGTACAACGCCGAGTACAAGCAGGGCCTGCCCTATGACGCGGTCATCAACGCCGAGGCCGACGTCTCGCTGCGGCACCTGATGAACGGCTCGGCCTACGCGCACACCCTGCACCAGGGCAACCTGCACATCTACCAGCCCGGCCGCAGCGTCGCGTTCGACTGGATCACGGCCACCGTGGACAAGTACGCCAAGCTCTACCGCGTCCCGCTCAAGGCGCCGGACTGGACCACGCTCGCGCACTACACGCGGGACCGGACGGCCCATTTCACCGAACTCACCAAGCACCGTGACGCGATCTGGGACCGCACCTCGAACACCGTCAGCTACACCCCGGACGGCACCACCGCGCTCTTCGTCACCGGCCTCGAAACCCGCGAAGCCACCGACGCCGACCAGGCGAAACCGGACGAGGGCGAGCTGTACGGGTCCGACTCGGTGTCCCGTTTGGACCTGACCGCAGGCAACACCGTCGTAGTGAAGGCGAGTCCCCGGACATGACCGAGCTGGTGGAACTCGAGCCCGACCGGAAGACGGTCACCAGGCCGCTGCGGATCGCGCTCGTCTCCGAAGGCGCGTACCCGTTCCAGCCCGGCGGGGTGAGCCTCTGGTGCGACCAGCTGGTCAGAGGCATGCCGGAGCACGCGTTCACGGCGGTCGCGCTGACCGTCGACGGCTCGGAGAAACCGACCTGGGAGTCGCCGGGCAACCTCGGCGAGATCGTCAACGTGCCGTTGTGGGGACGGCGTCGCCGCCCGTTCCGCCGCCGGCCCGCCGGGTTCGCCGAGGTGCACGAGGCGCTGCTGCGGTCGTTCGTCCCGTATGCCGCCTCAAGCCCCGATCAGCTGCTTTTCGCGCTGCGCAAGCTCTTCGAGCTCGCCCAGACGTCCAATGTGGCCGCCGCGCTGCTGTCGAACGAGTCGGTGGAACGGCTGAGCGAGATCTACCGGGAGACGTTCGGCGAACGGCTCCCCCTGCGTGAGGCCACCACGGCGACCCGGTTGTTCGAGCACATGCTCCGCCCGCTCGGCTCGCCGCCGATCGTGGCCGACGTCGTCCACCTCGCGATGAACGGGCTGAGCGCACTGATCGGGATGACCGCGAAATGGGCGTACGGCACGCCGATGCTCATGTCCGAGCACGGCGTCTACCTGCGCGAACGCTATCTCGGCATGGCGAAGGACGACACGCCGCCCCGGATCAAGACGATGCTGCTCGCGTTCCACCGCGCGCTCGCCGAGGCGGCGTACCTCAGCTGTGACGCGCTGGCCCCGCATTCGAGCTACAACCGGCGCTGGCAGCTGCGCGGCGGCGCCGAGGAATCACGCATCCACACCATGTACAACGGGATCGACCCCGCCGACTTCCCCGAGGCGGAGACCGAGCCGGACGAGCCGACGATCGTGTTCGTCGGCCGGATCGATCCGCTCAAGGACCTGCACACGCTGATCAGGGCGTTCGCCATCGTGCGTGACGAGCTGCCGGGCGCGCGGCTGCGGATGTTCGGGCCGGTCACCGAGATCAACCGCGAGTACCACGCGGGCTGCCAGCGGCTGGTCGACGAGCTCGGCCTGACCGGCGCGGCGGTGTTCGAAGGCCGCGTGCCCGACCAGTCCGACGCCTACCAGGCAGGCCACATCGTCGCGCTGACCAGCATTTCCGAGGGTTTCCCGTTCACCGTCGTCGAGTCGATGTCGACCGGCAGGGCGCAGGTGTGCACGAACGTCGGCGGCGTGTCCGAGGCCGTGGGGGACGCCGGTTTCGTGGTCGCGCCGCGTGACCACGAAGCCGTCGCCCGCGCCTGCCTCAAGCTGCTGACCGACGACGACCTGCGGCGTGGCCTCGGCCGGGTCGCGAGGCAGCGGGTGCTGGAGAACTTCACGTTGCAACGCTGGAACGACCGCTACCGCGCGATGTACCGCGACCTCACCGGGGGTCAGGCGTGAGCTTGGACGAGCTGACCGCGCGGGTGGCGGGGATACTGCCGCGGCCGGTCGACGAACTGCAGGTCGCCGCCCTGCTGGAGAGTCAGGGACTGACCGACCAGGGCGCCGCCGACGACTACGGGCTGGCGGACGTGTTCGCCGTCGCCGTGCTCGTCTTCGCCCGGCTGCGGGAACGGCCTGCGCCCGACCCCGTCCCGGAGGAGCCGCCGGAGGGTCGCAAGTGGACGGAGATCGTCCGCGGCCCGCTGTACGCGTTGCCCGCCATGGTTTATCCGGCGGTTTCGATGGCGATGGACGAGACGCGGATCGTGCCCGCGATGGTGTTCACCACCGCGCTCGGCTGGATCTGGGGCGCCGGCACGAGCTGGGTGGCGTACCGGCTGCTCGGCCAGGGGCTCGACAAGGCCGCCGGCAAGGCGCAGCGGGTGCTCGGCGGGATCGGGCTGGTGCTCGTGCTGCTCGGGTCGGTGCTGCTCACGCCGGGTGCGCTGGTCCTGTTCGCGGTGACCCAGATGATCTTCCAGGTCGCGGTCGGTGTGCTGGTGTTCTACCGCCAGGAGAACCGGCTGGCGATCGCGATGACACCCGCGTGCGTCGCCGGGCTCGCGCATCTGATGTCCGGCTACGACGAAGGCCTGACCATCCCGGTGCTGGTCTGCGCGGTGGTTTCGGTGCTGCTGGCCGGCTTCGCGGCGCTGCGTGCCACGTTCACCGGGAGCGGCGCGCTGCGGATGCCGCGCTGGCGACCGCTGGCGATCGGCGCCGCGCCGAGCATGGTGTACGCCGCGCTGTGCGCCGGACTCCTGCTGTACACCGACACCCGGTACGTCGTCGCGCGGATCGATCTGGCCGTCGGTGTCGCGCCGCTCGTGCTCGGGATGGGCGCGGTCGAGTGGCGGGCGCACCGGTTCTTCGAGCAGGCGGGCGAGCTGATCCGCGGCTCGATCCTGCCCGCGCAGTTCGACCGCGAGGTGTGGCGGGTGCTGCTGCGTGAGCTCGGCGCGTGCCTCATCTTGCTGGCGTTGTGCGGGTTGCCGGTGCTGGCGCTCCTGGCGTATCACGGCGTGCTTTCCCGCAGCGGGGCGCTGTTGATCGACGGTCACCTGATGCTCGGTGGCGCGTTCTTCCTCGGCTTCGTGCTCGCGAGGGTGTCCGTCCCCGCGCTGCTCGCGGTGTGGGGCGGGGTCTTGTTCGTCTACATAGGACTCGCTGAGGTCCTGAACGGCGGCCATGTGCCGCTGCTGCTGGTGAGTGCCACCGGGTTGGTGGCACTGATGCTCATGGCGCTGAAGACGAGCGTCGGGCAAGTACGTCATTACGGCTGACTAAGGAGGCACCAACATGCACGCGGTGATACTCGCCGGTGGCCGAGGAGTGCGCTTACGGCCCTACACCACGGCACTGCCCAAGCCGCTCGTCCCGATCGGCGAAGAATACGCGATTCTCGACATCATCCTGCAGCAACTGCGGTCGTACGGCTTCGATCAGGCGACGCTGGCCATCGGCCATCTCGGTTCGCTGATCCAGGCGTTCGTCGGCGACGGCTCCAAGTGGGGCATCAGAGTGGACTACGCGGAAGAGGAGACGCCACTGTCCACCATCGGGCCGATCCTGAACTTCCTCGACCGGCTACCGGAGGACTTCCTCGTGATGAACGGGGACGTGCTCACCGACCTGGACTACCTCGCGCTGCTCGAACACCATCGGGAAGCCAAGGCGCCACTGACCGTCGCCACCTATCAGAGACAGGTGAAGATCGACTTCGGGACGCTGGAGACCTCGGACGGCCGGATCACCAGCTTCGTCGAAAAGCCGACGCTGGCCTACGGCGTGAGCATGGGCGTCTACGCGATGTCCCGCAAGACACTCGCGCCGTATCCGCGCAATGTCCCGTTCGGACTCGACGACCTCGTGCTCGATCTGCTCGCCCGCGGTGATCTGCCGTGCTCGTACGACTTCGACGGCTACTGGCTCGACATCGGCCGTCCCGACGACTACGACGAGGCCAACGCCAGCTTCGAGAAACTCCGCTCAGTGCTGCTGCCGTCGGGAGAAGCCAAGTGAAACGCGTTCTGCTGTTCGGCGCGTCCGGGTTCCTCGGGCGCGCGGTGGTGTCTGCGTTCGCCGGGAACGCAGACCTGGTGTGCGCGGGCCGAGGTGCTCGCGACGAACCGGGCTGGATCAAGCACGACCTCGAGCACGACTCGCTGGAGCCGGTGATCCGGCAGGTCCGTCCCGACGCGGTGGTCAACTGCACGGGCAGGCTCGACGGCACGACCGCCGAGCTGGTGTCGGCGAACGTGCTCGCGACCGCACGGCTGCTCGACGCGGTGTCCGGTTCGGACATCCGGCTGGTGACGCTGGGTTCCGCCGGCGAATACGGCGCGGTCCATGCCCGTCGTCCGGTCGCCGAGGACGCGCCGACCGCGCCGGTGGCGGCGTACGGGGTGACGAAGCTGGCCGCGACGCAGCTCGTCCGGTCCGCTGTGGACAGTGGGGTCGACGCGGTGTCGTTGCGGGTGTTCAACCCGATCGGCGCCGGAATGCCCGCCGGGACCGTGCTCGGGCGGGCCGCGGCTCGCATCCGTGAGGCCGGGATCTCCGGGCAGGACTTCATCGAACTCGGCCCGCTCGACGCCTACCGTGACTTCGTCGACGTGCGGGACGTGGCGTCGGCGATCGCCGCGGCGGCGTTGTCCGCGGACCTCAAGGAGCCGGTGCTGAACGTGGGCAGCGGCGATGCGGTCCGCACCCGGGACGCGGTCGCGTTGCTCGCGAAGACGGCCGGGTTCGGCGGTCAGATCCGTGAGGCCGGCGCCGCGCAGGCGCGCTCGGGCGCGGTGAGCTGGATCGCCGCGGACGTGTCGCTGGCCGAGGCGGCGCTGGGCTGGACGCCGCGGCATTCACTGGCCGATTCGATTCACGCGATCTGGCACGAGGGGTGATCAGGCTTTTCCTGGTGTTGCTCATCGCGCTCTCGGCCTGTTCTCCGGCCGAGAAGCCCGCGGTGAGCGGCGGCTTCGTCTATCAACTGCAAGGTTATGCGAACGGACGGCTGGACGAGGTCGCGGCCGCCCCGTTCCGGATGGCCGTGATCGATTTGGCCCGCGACGCTTCGGGCGCTTATTTCACGGCCGACGAGATCGGCGCCGTCAAGGCTTCGGGAAAGAACGTGCTGGCCTATTTCGAGATCGGCGCGATCGAGAATTTCCGCCCCGAATACGAGGCGATCAAGGACAGCTCGCTCATGCTCAACGAATGGCTGAGCTGGCCCGGTGAGTTCTTCGTGCGTTATTGGGAGGAGCGGTGGTGGGACACGGTGGTCCGGCCACGGATCGACCGCGCGCTGGAGGCCGGGTTCGACGGCATCTACCTCGACACTCCCCTTGCCTACGAAGAGATCGAGCTGAATCGCGTCCCCACGCTGACCCGCGACGAACTGGGCGCCAGGATGGCCGCGCTGATCGTGCGGATCAGTTCTTACGCCAAGCGGGTGAAATCCGGCTTCTCGATCCTCCCGCAGAACAATCCCGAGCTACAAAAATACCCGGGCTTCGTCGACGCGATCGACGGAATCGGCATGGAGGAACTGCTCTTCCAGGCCACTGACCAGCCATGTACCGCAGATTACTGCGCCGAGAACCTCCAGGGGGCCAGGCAATTACGTAAAGCAGGCAAGACCGTGCTCGCGATCGACTACGCGAACCAGCCCGAAAACATCGCTAACGCTTGCCGTCGCTATCGCGACGAAGGTTTCGAAGGATATGTCACCGTGCGCGCGCTCGATCGCATCAGCGCGCCCTGCCAGTGACCTATCCACCATCCGCGCTAAGAGGAGCAAGAAGTGGCAGAGGCGTCACCGGAATTGCGGAAGATCGGCATCATCGGAATGGGCTACGTCGGCCTCACGCTGGCCGCGGCGATGGCCAAGCGCGGGTACGAGGTGCACGGCGTGGACACCCAGCCCGACGTCGTCGACACACTCAACCGCGGCAAGCCGCACAT encodes:
- the pelF gene encoding GT4 family glycosyltransferase PelF yields the protein MTELVELEPDRKTVTRPLRIALVSEGAYPFQPGGVSLWCDQLVRGMPEHAFTAVALTVDGSEKPTWESPGNLGEIVNVPLWGRRRRPFRRRPAGFAEVHEALLRSFVPYAASSPDQLLFALRKLFELAQTSNVAAALLSNESVERLSEIYRETFGERLPLREATTATRLFEHMLRPLGSPPIVADVVHLAMNGLSALIGMTAKWAYGTPMLMSEHGVYLRERYLGMAKDDTPPRIKTMLLAFHRALAEAAYLSCDALAPHSSYNRRWQLRGGAEESRIHTMYNGIDPADFPEAETEPDEPTIVFVGRIDPLKDLHTLIRAFAIVRDELPGARLRMFGPVTEINREYHAGCQRLVDELGLTGAAVFEGRVPDQSDAYQAGHIVALTSISEGFPFTVVESMSTGRAQVCTNVGGVSEAVGDAGFVVAPRDHEAVARACLKLLTDDDLRRGLGRVARQRVLENFTLQRWNDRYRAMYRDLTGGQA
- a CDS encoding histidine phosphatase family protein, with product MSTVILLRHGKSTANGSGVLAGRSPKVNLDETGKAQAEQLVERLAAVPLAELVVSPMLRCKQTVGPLATARDLVRHVEPRLSEVDYGEWTGRELKTLFSEPLWRVVQAHPSAAVFPGGEGLAAMQARAVTAVREHDARITAEHGDEAVWLLCSHGDVLKAILADALGQHLDAFQRIVVDPASISVVRYTETRPFVLRMNDNGGDLAGVVPPKPKPSRGRKRKASSDAVVGGTTGR
- a CDS encoding endo alpha-1,4 polygalactosaminidase; the encoded protein is MLLIALSACSPAEKPAVSGGFVYQLQGYANGRLDEVAAAPFRMAVIDLARDASGAYFTADEIGAVKASGKNVLAYFEIGAIENFRPEYEAIKDSSLMLNEWLSWPGEFFVRYWEERWWDTVVRPRIDRALEAGFDGIYLDTPLAYEEIELNRVPTLTRDELGARMAALIVRISSYAKRVKSGFSILPQNNPELQKYPGFVDAIDGIGMEELLFQATDQPCTADYCAENLQGARQLRKAGKTVLAIDYANQPENIANACRRYRDEGFEGYVTVRALDRISAPCQ
- a CDS encoding NDP-sugar synthase, which produces MHAVILAGGRGVRLRPYTTALPKPLVPIGEEYAILDIILQQLRSYGFDQATLAIGHLGSLIQAFVGDGSKWGIRVDYAEEETPLSTIGPILNFLDRLPEDFLVMNGDVLTDLDYLALLEHHREAKAPLTVATYQRQVKIDFGTLETSDGRITSFVEKPTLAYGVSMGVYAMSRKTLAPYPRNVPFGLDDLVLDLLARGDLPCSYDFDGYWLDIGRPDDYDEANASFEKLRSVLLPSGEAK
- a CDS encoding NAD-dependent epimerase/dehydratase family protein — translated: MKRVLLFGASGFLGRAVVSAFAGNADLVCAGRGARDEPGWIKHDLEHDSLEPVIRQVRPDAVVNCTGRLDGTTAELVSANVLATARLLDAVSGSDIRLVTLGSAGEYGAVHARRPVAEDAPTAPVAAYGVTKLAATQLVRSAVDSGVDAVSLRVFNPIGAGMPAGTVLGRAAARIREAGISGQDFIELGPLDAYRDFVDVRDVASAIAAAALSADLKEPVLNVGSGDAVRTRDAVALLAKTAGFGGQIREAGAAQARSGAVSWIAADVSLAEAALGWTPRHSLADSIHAIWHEG